The Solenopsis invicta isolate M01_SB chromosome 1, UNIL_Sinv_3.0, whole genome shotgun sequence DNA segment cTATACTACTTCAAcaaaaacactttttaaattaataatgaataaataattatgtataatttattaataaagcaacATATTCCGTATAAAGTTTATAATGagtgtaaataaatacaatcaaagatatatataaaacaattttccaCAAGTCCTTAAGATTTACATACCTATGTGGGATACTcatgtattacttttttttaaaacaaatatattacttttatcaaGTATTGTTAATCGATAATGCTTTTCAATTTTAGGACTAATTTATTTTgctaattcttttattttcaattggaatgttttataaatttattaataaattgtatagaaTTACAGTgtgtattgtataaaaataataatacgtcTCTCAATATAATACTGCACTCTGTTCTCATtatgaaaaagatttaatttaaacatttatatctaACTTGAGAtataaatgtcataaaaatgcattaaactGATAAAACATTCAATAACAAATGACAATAATTTGATATTcctaattaattcaattttaatagcagaagaaagatttctttattaaacttttatcgtTTAAAGAATACTGTTTTATATTTGTAGTAATTATCAACATTTCTTCTTTGTGAAATAGCGATAGAATTTATCACTGTTGTATTATTAACGTAAAGAATGCcgaataacaataaatatctaAGACAAACAATATAATTGGAAAATAGATTTTCCTATCTTAAAAGCTTCATGTTGACGATTTTTGCGTTACAGAGAGAAGATGAATAAATTGTGCCGTCAACTCTCGATCGAGAGCCCGAGCGTGACCGGCCGGGATTGTGTCTTCAGCTTCGATGTACCTGTGCCGGATGTGCCGGCACACGGTGCCCGCATCCGGGTAATGTGCGCCGGTGCTTGTTATCATCCCCGACGATCACCGAGTCTCACTAGCTTAACTTCGATTTCGACTGTCTCGAGTGGCAGTAGTTTGCCCGCCGACGTGTCCATGGAAAGCGATTATCCGATGTCCATGCCGCATCACGGGGTACGTGACGCCGCTCTGTTCCCCGGCTACGAAGTGGCCGGAGTAATCGAGTCGTTCGGCACCGAGGTACCCGAGGACAATGAACTCGCTATTGGCGACCGCGTTATTCTCTATCCTTACGACGGCATTCCCAACGGCTACGTCGAATATCTGGTAGTGCACGATCTCAAGTACCTGATCAAGCTTCCGGACAATATGTCACTCAGCGTGGGGGCTATGCTGCCGGCCGGCGCTCTTCTCGCTATGAATACCGTCTTCGCTGCACACGAGCACGTACAGGTATATTATTAGTAGATaattgttcataattgcatttcacttttgttaaattaataatacgcCATAAAGACACTCTAGTAAATACCAACTAACATTGTAATTGTTACGTAGAATATGTATTACGTATATTACATTCATATTGTTAAGtgtcaaattatttttcattattagtAGGTGTGTTTACTgactatatttaataaataatctgatAAAAAACAAATGCTTCAATAATACATACTTTAAAGCTAATAATACAAGATAATGATGCTTCTCTATAAAACTTTCTTCAAGTTGTGATAAAATTTTGCAGGCATTATTGAAGGAAAGAGGTGAAAACAGCGTATGCAAGATTCTGGTAGTTGGCACAGGTGGTCTTGCCTTGTGGGCCCTCAGAATCGCATCGTATCACTTCAGTAATATGAGAGACAGAGTCACTACTACAATAGCTAC contains these protein-coding regions:
- the LOC105194316 gene encoding uncharacterized protein LOC105194316 isoform X2, whose translation is MPVELESMTPIAHKTISHGEKMNKLCRQLSIESPSVTGRDCVFSFDVPVPDVPAHGARIRVMCAGACYHPRRSPSLTSLTSISTVSSGSSLPADVSMESDYPMSMPHHGVRDAALFPGYEVAGVIESFGTEVPEDNELAIGDRVILYPYDGIPNGYVEYLVVHDLKYLIKLPDNMSLSVGAMLPAGALLAMNTVFAAHEHVQALLKERGENSVCKILVVGTGGLALWALRIASYHFSNMRDRVTTTIATLKDEGLLIAQEFQRVNVVQWNEDLYEKQLIERTMDACGGQVDVVIDFGTTSRNLHRSMQCLSKSGVVFVIKEVADRLLPKFSRRAEERQQSIKAVEPGTLEQLRELVQLVASGDIEPPPHTVYPAEEAMDVVQKLCHSEIQGRAILRFYPAD
- the LOC105194316 gene encoding uncharacterized protein LOC105194316 isoform X1 encodes the protein MPVELESMTPIAHKTISHGEKMNKLCRQLSIESPSVTGRDCVFSFDVPVPDVPAHGARIRVMCAGACYHPRRSPSLTSLTSISTVSSGSSLPADVSMESDYPMSMPHHGVRDAALFPGYEVAGVIESFGTEVPEDNELAIGDRVILYPYDGIPNGYVEYLVVHDLKYLIKLPDNMSLSVGAMLPAGALLAMNTVFAAHEHVQALLKERGENSVCKILVVGTGGLALWALRIASYHFSNMRDRVTTTIATLKDEGLLIAQEFQRRHVGYRVNVVQWNEDLYEKQLIERTMDACGGQVDVVIDFGTTSRNLHRSMQCLSKSGVVFVIKEVADRLLPKFSRRAEERQQSIKAVEPGTLEQLRELVQLVASGDIEPPPHTVYPAEEAMDVVQKLCHSEIQGRAILRFYPAD
- the LOC105194316 gene encoding uncharacterized protein LOC105194316 isoform X3; its protein translation is MNKLCRQLSIESPSVTGRDCVFSFDVPVPDVPAHGARIRVMCAGACYHPRRSPSLTSLTSISTVSSGSSLPADVSMESDYPMSMPHHGVRDAALFPGYEVAGVIESFGTEVPEDNELAIGDRVILYPYDGIPNGYVEYLVVHDLKYLIKLPDNMSLSVGAMLPAGALLAMNTVFAAHEHVQALLKERGENSVCKILVVGTGGLALWALRIASYHFSNMRDRVTTTIATLKDEGLLIAQEFQRRHVGYRVNVVQWNEDLYEKQLIERTMDACGGQVDVVIDFGTTSRNLHRSMQCLSKSGVVFVIKEVADRLLPKFSRRAEERQQSIKAVEPGTLEQLRELVQLVASGDIEPPPHTVYPAEEAMDVVQKLCHSEIQGRAILRFYPAD